The following is a genomic window from Babesia bovis T2Bo chromosome 4 map unlocalized Chr4_1, whole genome shotgun sequence.
TACCACTTCAATGTATGTGCCCGTCTTCTCAGCATTTTCCGTTGTTTTTCTCACCCATCCCACCAATTTATACAGCTGTCTACCGCCGTTTGTAGTAGTGTTATCACTGGCGGTGGTATTACCTTGAGTATTTGGCAATAATCCGATAAATTCCTTGGCGGTAATATGCTTAGTCACAGGTAAAGTGACATCACTATCACTCTCAGGTGAACTGTTAACAGATGTCCGGAATGACCGATGTCCGACAAAACGTTGGTAAGGCGTTAAATATGCCATAGATGGCATAGCCCTGACGTTTGTCCTAATTGATTCATTTTTGTTCATGTAACATGATCCTAAATATATCCCAGTCAAGGGGAAAAAAgactttgttatattcattcGGTATCAGCAACGTAACAAATGTATCAAAAAGAGTCATTTGATTCTAGGATTCCTTTTATCAATATATAGCATGTACCCTTTAGATGTAGATGTTAAATCAGCCGCCAGCAATGATGGTTGGACATTCCCCAAAAGAATCTATACTCTATAGTCGCATCAATAGAAACTTATTTGCTCTCataatattatacatgaatctatatatagaatatattatattcgATATGTCTAGGTGTATATTGTAGAAGGAAGGCTATGATTAGTTTTACATttacatacacatcaagGGGCACAAAATCAATCCACATGAAAAGCATGTGAGACTAAGGAACACTAAAAATCAAgcattatatatgaataacatcaatgtgattccatatatgCCAGATTAGACCTAATGTTTCCAACGTGAAGCCTGGTGTGTAGGCGGTTGTGTATAAAgatgtgatatataaagAATGGTTCCATCAGGCGTATCTAGAGAGGTATTGCCATCTTGTTGACAATTACACACCGGTAAATGCACATTTTACTGCGTTACATGTCATTATCATCCATGACAAACGAGGTTTCTGTGAGAGTGGGAGAAAAAAGATTTGTTATTCTATTGAAGTGATaggaatatatcaaataacGTACCTCTTAGCTAATGATAGGCCGAACTTACGAGATCCCCGGCTGCCAACGTTTATGTTCCGCAGTTTGTCTACCACTAGCTCAGGGGAGTTCGCCGCTGCTTCCATAATATCTGATGGTGTAGGATAGCTGTATTTAAATAGTGCTTATGAAAACAACTTACATATTGGCAATGGCAATAGCGGCTTCCTTCCCTAATTCGGGTATTTGCTGTAACTGAGCAATCCAtctatatagatatattaactaGTCGCCAAACATACATTCGTGTAATTAGCGGTATTTCTTCTGTGTTATCCGATTGAGGCTTTGATCGAAAGTACATTGAGTTTTTAGGATTGACACAAAGCTCTGTAGCTGAACATGCATTGAGCATGAGTTTAGCCTGTAGCGTGTATTCAAGTATATTGACACGTACCAGTTCAACATCGTCTTCCGCTTCGATGGTATCAACCTGATGCTCCACTACAAGAGAACATATGATCTCATCCAAAGCAACGTTGTGAACCAAGGGACTCTGACTTTCTTGCGATAATTGAGTGTCACCTATTTGGTTGTTGCCATGCAAAGCATATAAACGCAACGCATGTAAAACCAACACCAAAGTTACGTTGCTATATAGCACTTTCAATATTTCCACAGTTGTAAGTATGCGTTGTTTCAAAACAGCTATGTTACAGTTCAGTACGTCTTCCTTGGTGTATAACAAAAAGAATATAGCGGGCTTTGTTGGAGAAGTTGAAAATTCAGCTTCCTCATCAGATGAATTAACAAGGTTCTCAGTATCAAATATTCGTTCCGTACTCTCAAAGACAGAAGTCTGAGTATCTTCTAATTGACTACCAATATCTGCGCGTAATGTAATTCTATATTTTGCGGTATGATAGAAATAGCCACTGCGCATAGCTGCAACATACCAGGCATGTCCTTGCCCAATGCTCGGCAAAGGTGAGTTTTATAAGTAAAATTGGTAGTTAACATACATATATTGCCTTCTTTCAACATAATATCGTAAACTGCTTTGTCAACAATTTCGTTGTCGTTGTTAACCAAAATTTCAACTTCTAATGGTCTGCCTTCGTTATATTGCTCTAGATGTGGTTTGAGTCTGTACCATGTAGGAGGCAGCCAGAGCGCCATTTTAACCTTATTGGCCACATTTTCGGTTTCCATAAGTATAAAACATCGACTTGAAGTGTTTGAAGTTAAAGAAGGTTGATGCCCATTGAATAATATGAGGAATACTAGTCAGTGGAATAACGATTATTTCAGCCTTGTACACATATTTGGGAATACATTTTAAATTAATTTATTAGTTAAAAATAAACCCTACTGCCCATTTATTAACTAATTAGAACTAACTGTTTGTGCTAATATATGGAAGACGACATTAATACACAGTAGGGCTACACATTGCATTAcctaaaacatatatattagagGATTTTTATTCTTATTTCCAGATTTATGTAAATTATTAAAGTGTTGTGAATATATTGTCGATTTTCCttaaaacccattggccTTTGGTACCTATCTCATTGACTAATTGACAAGATTTCTATACGTTAAACGTATATTATTATGCAATAATGAGTGATCATTCATCACCCGATCACAGCAGTAGTGAGGAGGAATTTGGTAGGTTTTTTGTTGTCAGCGTATTATCTAGGTATCATTGGTTACTATATTACTGATTGTCTAACAATACTGCAAAATTATAAAGTTCAAAAACATTTTCAGGTCCTCAACCTATTGTTGATACATCGAGTACAACCAAGAAAAGAAAAGGTAATTTACCACTATAGGATGCCATATCTTACAGTCGATTTTAACGATTCGTTATATTTGCAAAATATACCTTCCGCCACCCGTTATGAACGTAGCTTTGGGCATAAAGCAAATGTAAGGCATGGTAAGTTATAATTATCTAGATTCATTGAGGTCAGTGGTTGCAAGCGCATCGACTAGGTATATTGCCACCGGAAGCGATGATGGTTACATCAACTTCTGGTACTACGACACTGATGGAGTACAATTTGTAAAGCGTATTGAAGCGCATAAAGCGCGAATCACACATATGAGGGCGTCACTCGACGGTCTTGTATTAGGCAGTATCGCTTTGGATCGTAAATATAATCACATCGACTTTCCATCATTCGACGTTGTAACCAGGATTAATCTGGAGTTTGTACCACTATGTTTTGAATTTATAACGACCTCCAGTTCACCGCATACAATACTCGCAATGTAAGTTTGTACATCGTTTGGTATATGATCTTCAGAGCTTCTGCCGGTGATAGTAAAGTCTATATCTACAAACCTTCTATCAGCTCGAAACCTGAACGCATAGTGTCAATCAGTACGAAAGACATACATACCATGGTCCATAATTCAAGGTATGATGTATGCTTAGCTGCAAATCGCCACGGTGACGTGGATGTCTTTGATGCAAATACCTTTAAATTCCCATCAAAACAATCGCAATTACAATTCCAGATGAAAGGTGACACTGATTTATACGAAATGCGTAAAGTTAGTACCCACGTAGTGTCAATGGCTATATCGCCCAATGGAGAATTCACTGCAATGCATTGCCACGACGGAATGATTCGGTTATACCGTTTCGTAACTATGAAACTAATAAGGGTTTATGACGAGAGCGCTTTAATGTATTCAGCTGCACAGAGTGATCCGAATGCATCGTCATTACACCTGGAATCTGTAGATTTTTTAAAACGCAGGGCACAGGAGATTGAGTTAGCCAAATTGGGTACGGAGCAGGGTGAATATAGTGGAATGACTTTTGATTCGTCCTCTAACTATTTAATATACCCCTGCTTACTAGGGATTAAGGTGGTTAATATCCATACAAACAATTTGGTGCGCCTCATTGGAAGGTCAGAGTTGTCAATCAGGTTTTTGAAAGTCGCTCTCCTGCAGAATATATCGAATAAAGGGCACATATCTTCATCACGTTCCGAGAGTAAGGACGTGATGGACCCAATTATTCTGGCCACTGGATATCAAAAGCAGAAACTTTATGTATTTAGCAATAGGGAGCCAACTGAAGAAAGTTTAGAGACACGTGATGTAGGCGCCCATGTGGACCCGAGTACAGGTCAACTAACAACTAAAGGTGCGTTTAATCATTGGAGTGACATGCTTGATAGGGATATCGTCCACACATATAGGTGAACGACTAGCACGTGAGGCTATTATCCATACAAACATGGGTGATATTCATGTGCGACTGTTCTACAAGGACTGTAGTAAAACGGTAGAAAACTTTACCGTCCATGCGCTGAATGGATATTACAATAATTGCACATTCCACCGTGTTATTCCAAATTTCATGATACAAGGAGGTGATCCTAGCGGAGACGGTACCGGAGGTGAGTTGTGTACATCACTGCACAATTAATACAGGGGAATCCATTTGGGGTAATGAATTTGAAGACGAAATAGTACCACACTTGAAGCACGACAGACCTTTTACCCTCTCAATGGCAAATGCTGGACCAAATACCAATGGATCGCAATTCTTCATCACAACGGTGCTATGTCCGTGGTTAGATGGGAAACATACAGTATTTGGCAGGGTCATATCAGGAACAGATATAGTACAGGCAATAGAACAGGTTGGTGTCTAAATCCATAAGATGACATATTGCAGGTACCGACGAATAGCGACGACAAACCGCTCAAAGACGTGAATATTATCAACGTCAAACcaatattttaatgttaCAGAATGCCTAAGTTCAGTATAAAAGTATGGTCAACcattatttattttatgaACTCGTGTATACATGATGAAAAATTTCTACATCCACAAGAAACTTGTTTATCACTTGATGAATATGTGGAATTATTAGTTACTATAAATGCAATTGAAATCATATAGGCTCATCTACTAAATATATGAGAGGCAAGTATGTTATCCCTATATGAGCTGCAGCTTGAAAAAATTCTACGCAGCTGTAAAAACATCAATTCCTTTGTCTGTGATTTTTCCGGTTGCGAAAACGTTATTGCACGCGTTAGACGCGATAAAAATTCCCAGTAATATGACTTCATatttattgaatatataccagCGAGGTAGTCCCTTATTTGTTTGCGTACACCTTGCTCTACTTATCCTTACATTTTAGGGTTTATCGTGCATTAATGGGCACCATTTGTGTCTCTTAATGCGCATTTCCTGCTGtattgttgatatatttctCAATTTAAAACTATTTACGGTAAGGATCTAATGTTCCAACGGAGTATTGTCCAGTAAGGGTCCCATTCCTTCTGCATACGAAATATATTCTTGTTTAAACGGAACAACAAAATTTAGAGACATATTCTGTATTGATAGTCAATAGACGCCGTAAATCGTAAGCAGAAGTGTAATGTTTGAGAGTTGTTTTGTTCAATTATCTTTAAGGGCGTGAAGCAATAGTAATATTCGCAAATCTTCAACTATTCGGTAGATTTTAGAGCGTTGATGTCAATATACACGTTACTATTGATTCAAAATGCCTATTCTTAGTGAAGAAGATTTGGAACGCTTCCGTACCAAGGTTTGTTCCTTGGCATCCTCCATGAGATGTGACTTTGGGGTGGAAAGATGTAACTATTCTCATAATCTCTACTGGGCAAGAAGATGTCCCTTCTATTTGCGTGATTCTTCCATTTTGAGATATATTCCAGCATGCTGTCCGGATGTGGAATTGGGTCCAGGAAGTGCCATATTAAAAAATACATGTCCTCGCGGAAATAACTGCGCTTTTGCCCACTCGCTCGAAGAGATGAACTATCACCCATTAGTTTacaaaacaaaaatgtGTGCCCAGTATCGAGAGGGTAACTGTAGGACGTATTACTGCCATTTGGTACATGGATTAGCGGAGTATCGTGTTCCTCGAGATTATGTTTTGCCACGTAAACGTGGGATAAACATACCACAGTTCGAGCACGTAACAATGGTAGATAATATAAGGAATAGCCAGGGTAATGTTAATAGTTGCGGGTATTTAAGGGATAAGTCGTTAAAAATGGAACACGAATTACGCAATTCAATCTTACCAGGGGGGTTGATGAATCGTAGCCAACCAAGTCAACAGTTCAACATGTCGCAACCGCAACTACCTTGCAATTTCCAAGCGTATAATAACGGTCAAGGGGAAAGCAAACCCAATGCGTACGTAACTCACAATCCAAGCCACGCCTACTCTGGATATCACAATCCTGCCTCCTTTCAGCGCGGCGTATTAGCCACAGGAACGatttataaaaatgaatcgTTGATGGATTCGATTGGTTGTGATGCGTCTAAAGGCGAACCATGCGAAAAACTGAACACAATCCACTGGACAGAAGACGTAATTGAATCACTTAATAAATCCACGGCGAACGAGTTGAAAACGTCATCTCAGTATTCAAATTCATTCTCAGAAGATCATAAAGGTGAAAGTTGCGTAAAAGGAAACATCGAAAAGGGAAAGCTAGCAAACAAGGTAAAGGACTATGCGGCGCAGTTGCAGGTTACAAATAGTGTGGAGGATCCAAAAGAAGGTATCAATGAAGCACCCTCTAGATGGTACGATAACAACTCAAACATGGTAACAGCTTCAGAAGGGCGTACACCAAAGAATAGTATCACGAACATGGAAACAATGTTCCAAACCCCCAGGGAAGAATGTGACGC
Proteins encoded in this region:
- a CDS encoding Cyclophilin type peptidyl-prolyl cis-trans isomerase/CLD family protein translates to MSDHSSPDHSSSEEEFGPQPIVDTSSTTKKRKVDFNDSLYLQNIPSATRYERSFGHKANVRHVVASASTRYIATGSDDGYINFWYYDTDGVQFVKRIEAHKARITHMRASLDGLVLGSIALDRKYNHIDFPSFDVVTRINLEFVPLCFEFITTSSSPHTILAIASAGDSKVYIYKPSISSKPERIVSISTKDIHTMVHNSRYDVCLAANRHGDVDVFDANTFKFPSKQSQLQFQMKGDTDLYEMRKVSTHVVSMAISPNGEFTAMHCHDGMIRLYRFVTMKLIRVYDESALMYSAAQSDPNASSLHLESVDFLKRRAQEIELAKLGTEQGEYSGMTFDSSSNYLIYPCLLGIKVVNIHTNNLVRLIGRSELSIRFLKVALLQNISNKGHISSSRSESKDVMDPIILATGYQKQKLYVFSNREPTEESLETRDVGAHVDPSTGQLTTKGISSTHIGERLAREAIIHTNMGDIHVRLFYKDCSKTVENFTVHALNGYYNNCTFHRVIPNFMIQGGDPSGDGTGGESIWGNEFEDEIVPHLKHDRPFTLSMANAGPNTNGSQFFITTVLCPWLDGKHTVFGRVISGTDIVQAIEQVPTNSDDKPLKDVNIINVKPIF